AGAAGTAAGGAATGATATCGAAAAATACCTCATGCAACGTTCCGTACTGCAACAGTATGCACTGAACGTCAGAGGTGGCGGACAAAACTACAACTACTTCCTCTCTGCAGGCTATGATCGCAATCGTAATACGAATATTGGTGACCGTGATGATCGATTCAACATCAGCATGAACAACAGCTTCATGCCGGTGAAGAACCTCACCATGCAGGCAGGTATCGCCTATACAAATACAAAGCGTTACAATAACGGCATTACCACGGGTGATCTCAGCGGAGCAAACAATATCGGCCTCTCGCCTTACATGCGACTGGTGGACGAAAACGGCAATCCCGCTTCCATAGTGAAAGATCTCAGCCAGCATTATAAAGACTGGCAGATGGCAGGTGGCATGATGGACTGGAACTACCGTCCGCTTGAAGAAAGAAACCAACGCAAGATCACTGCAAACGGACAGGAACTCAGAATCAATGCATCAGTGAACTATCGTTTCCTGAACCGCTTCGACCTGAGCGTTCAATACCAGAAAACAACCGGCTCCAACAACAGCAGCTCCCACTATTACAAAGAGAGCTACTATGTAAGGAACTTAGTGAACAAATTCACTACACTCGGTGGCGTACAGCAAATTCCTTATGGAGATATCTTCATCGAAGGCACTCCCTACAAAACCAATTCCAACACTTTCAGAGGCCAGCTCAATTACAATGAGAAATTCGGAAGCGATCACGCTATTTCCGCACTGGTAGGTACTGAAGTAAGAGAGATGGTTCGCGAGAGCTCTCCCGGTTACTATCTCTACGGATATGATCCCATGACCCTGAGCGGAAAATTGTCTGAACTGGACGTAACTGTGCAGAAGCCTGTAAGGCCCGGCGGCAACCAGTTCATCCCAAGCCAGTTCCCGCTCTCCAATACACTTACAAAATATACTGACCGCTTCCTCAGCTACTATACCAACGCCAGCTACACTTATAAAGGCAGGTATACCATCAGCGGCTCCGCTCGTTACGACGGTTCCAACCTCTTTGGTGTTAAGACCAACCAGAAATGGCAACCTCTCTGGTCTGTTGGTGGTAAATGGGATATCGACAGGGAGAATTTCTATCATAGCGACTGGGTTCCCGGACTTACGCTACGCGCCACTTATGGTATCGCGGGTAACGTAACCAACCTGCTGAGCAGGTACCCTGCCGGTACGCTTCAAACCGATGCCAACAGCCGTCTGCCTTTCATCAAGCTGGGCACCGTGGGTAATCCATCCCTCCGCTGGGAGCAGATCAACACACTCAACCTGGCAGTTGATTTCACGTTGAAGAATAACCGAATCAGCGGTAGTATTGAATACTACGCCAAGAAATCGAGCGACCTGATCGGTGATGATTATCTTCCCCCTTCTTCCGGCGTGATCAGCCAAACATGGGGCACTGCGCAGAACAGTAAGAAAGTGAACTATGCAAATATGAAAACGCATGGTTTTGATTTCAGGATCAATACCAAGAACCTTACCGGACCTCTGAGCTGGAACAGCACCATCCTGTTGAGTACAGTGAAGAATGAAGTCACCAACGTTTTCGTGAATCCCGGAAGAAGAACACAGGAATACTTTGGCGGTTCCGCCGCCGTACCTCCTGTAACAGGTGTAAGCAGGGATATGATCTATGCCGTTCCCTGGCTCGGCCTGGACCATGAAACGGGTCTGCCCATCATGTACCTCAATGGTGAGAAGTCCACCAACTACACAGCTTACATCAACAACATGAAGAAGGAAGACCTGGTGAATGCAGGTGTGGCTGTTCCTACCATGTTCGGTTCACTTAGAAATGACCTGAGCTATAAAAATTTCAGCCTCTCTTTCCTCATTACCTGGAAAACAGGTCATGTGTTCCGCAGGAATTCAATTTCTTCCGGAGCTGAGTATTCCGGTGTTTACCATATGGACTATTTCAAGAGATGGCAAAAACCCGGCGATGAGCTCCACACTTATGTGCCTGCTTATTCCGCAACAGCTATTGCAGCTCTTCCCACTTTCTACAATTTCAGTGAAGTGCTGATCACAAAAGGTGATGTGGTGCGTCTGCAGGATATCAGCCTCTCCTATGCACTTACTAAATTCAATATTCCACGCCTGCCGGTGGAACGCGTGAACATCATTGCCAACGTGAGAAATGTGGGCATGCTCTGGAAAGCCAATGACTTTGGCATCGATCCGGACTTCGCCAATGCGGCTTATGTAACACCCCGCACTTTTGCGCTGGGCATTCAATTAGACTTTTAAAACTGTTACAATGAGATTCAAATCATATAGCATACTCATAGCAGCGTCCCTGGCAATCAGCAGTTGCGGAAAGAATTTCCTGGACGAAAAAAGGGATTCGAAAGAAGTGATCGTACGCACCATCGCGGATTACCAGGCGGTGATGGACAATGCCGCCGTAGTGAACAACAACGCATCACTTATCTTCAACATGGTATCAGCAGCCGAATACTACCTTGCCGATAAGGATGTGAACACCTGGAAAATAAATATGCCTCCGGAGATCAACGCCTATCTCTGGGAAAAAGAAATATACGAAACACGCGAGTCTTTCGACTGGAACAATTCCTACCATCGTATCATGGTTGCCAACCTGGCCCTGGACGTAGAGAAGCTGAGTCCTGTCAACGCTGCAGAAAAAACCGTTGCCGATAACACCAAAGGACATGCGCGTTTCGTTCGCGCCTACGCTTTCTACCAACTGGCGCAACTTTTCTGCAAACCCTACGATGCAGCAACAGCAGGTTCAGACCTGGGCGTTCCCATCAAACTGGACTACGATGTTACCGTGAGGATGCCTAACCGCTCCAATGTGGCAGCCGTGTACGCACAGATCATCAAAGACCTGGAAGAAGCCCTGCCACTGCTCCCCGAGAAACCACAGGTGGTTTTCCGCCCGGGCAAAACAGCAGTTTATACCCTGCTGGCAAAAGTGTACATGCAGATGGGCAACTGGGATAAAGTGCTGGAATACTCCAATGAAGCATTGAAGATCAAAAGCGATCTCAAAGACTTCAAGGATTTCAAAGCGCTGCCTTCCATGCCTACGGATTATGGCAAAACACTGAACGAAATGTTCTATTATGCCCAATCCGCCAAACCAAGCTCCACTTTCACCGGTATGATGGTAACACCTGAAGTGTTCGATCTCTATGAAGCGGATGATTACAGAAAGGACGCCTATTTCAATGCCACCACAAAAGCATTCAAAGGTTCCTTCGCAGGCCTGTATGCCAACTTCAGCGGCTACACTACTTCAGAAGTTTACCTGATGAGAGCAGAAGCCTGCGCGAGATTGAACCAGACAGACAAAGCGCTGGCAGATCTCAATGAACTGCGCAAATACAGGTTCCCCGATACAAAGCCTGCACTGGCTATCACTGATCAGACAGAACTGATCAAATTTGTGATCGATGAGCGCAGAAGGGAATTGTACCAGCGCGGAACAAGATGGGAAGACCTTCGCAGGTTGAATAAGGAACCGCAATTTGCCGTTACACTTACGCATACGTTCGAAGGAAGATCATACAGCCTTCCACCTAATGATATCCGTTATACCATGCCGTTACCGGACAACGAGATCCAGTTAAACAATTATCCCCAAAACCCAAGATAAGGTAATCGTGTGCCGCCGGCGCCTCAGACCGGCGGTACACGATAATAAAAGAGATTATGAGCGATAATATTGTAAGGATTGAGAACCTCAGTCACCGCTACTCGCGTGCCTGGGCCATCCAGGATATCAATTTGCAGATCGACAGGAAAGGTATTCTCGGACTGCTTGGTTCCAACGGAGCCGGTAAATCCACCACCATGAATATCCTTTGCGGCGTGCTCAACCAAACCCAGGGTAATGTGATCATTTGCGGCATCGATATGCGCAAGCATCCGAAGGAAGCAAAGAAGCAGATCGGTTTCCTGCCACAGCATCCCCCGCTCCACCTGGAGCTCACCATTCATGAATACCTCACCCATTGTGCGCACCTCCGCAGGATCCCGCGCAATATGGTGAAGCAGGCCGTGGAAGAAGTGAAAGTTAAATGCGGTGTTGCGCATTTCAGCGACCGCCTGCTGAAGAATCTCTCAGGAGGCTATCGCCAGCGCGTAGGCATTGCACAGGCCATCATTCACAAACCACAGCTGGTAGTATTGGACGAGCCCACCAATGGCCTCGATCCCAATCAGATCCTGGAAGTACGCAAGCTCATCCGCGAGATCGCTGAAGAACGCGCCGTGATCTTCTCTACACATATCCTCAGTGAAGTGCAGGTGCTCTGCCGGGATATCGTGATGATCGAAAAAGGAAAGATCGTTTTTGCCGATACCATGGAAGCTTTCAACAATTATATCGAGCCCAACGGCGTACAGGTATGGTTCAGCAATATGCCTTCAAAAGAAGCGCTGCTGCAGATCCCCGGCGTAAAGGATGCTGTGATCCAGTCAGCCAACAGCGCAAGACTGGTGATAGACAGAAACCCCGCCATCTGTGAAACCATCATAGAAGTGAGCGTGGAAAAGGGATGGAAGATGAGAGAGATCGGCCTCGAAAAAAGCTCTCTCGACGATATTTTTAAACAATTGTCTTCTTAGCGGGCAGCAAACCTCAACTTATTTATGCGTGTTTCATTAAGGTTAGCCAAACAGGAATTGGCATCACTCTTTTACTCACCCATCGCCTGGTTCATCCTCGTGATCTTCACCGTACAATTCGGTATTGCCTTCACCGGCAAAATGGAAATGTATGTGTCTTACAAGAACCTTGGGTACAATACTTTCAATCTTACCGATTATATTTTCACGAACGGACAAACACCCGGACTGCTCCTCACCGTGCAGAGCCAGCTCTATCTTTTCATTCCCCTCATCACGATGGGATTGATCAGTCGCGAGATCAGCAGCGGGTCTATCAAGCTGCTGCAATCCTCTCCCATCAGTGTGGCGGAGATCGTATTCGGAAAATACCTGGGCATCATGGCATATGCGCTGCTGCTCATTCTGCTGCTGCTGGCCTATGTGGTTACAGCATCTTTTTTCATTCCCAACTTTGAAATGAGCTGGATGCTTAGTGGTATCCTCGGCATATTCCTGTTGCTGAGCGCCTATGCAGCTATCGGTCTTTTTCTCTCCAGTCTTACTGCCTACCAGGTGGTGGCTGCATTGAGCACGCTGGCCGTGCTTACATTTTTACATTATATCGGCAGCCTCTGGCAGGATATCGATTTCGTTCGTCATATCACTTATTTCCTTTCCGTAAGTGGAAAAGCAGACAGCCTGATCTATGGACTGATCCGCAGCAAAGACATTGTTTATTTCCTGGTTGTGATCTCCCTTTTCCTGGGACTTACCATGCTGAAATTGCAATCAGGCAGGGAAAGCAGGTCCTTTGCCTTCCAGGCAAGCCGCTACCTGCTGCTGATCGCGGTTTGTATCGGTATCGGTTATATCAGCGCGTTACCTAAGTACACCGCTTACTGGGATACCACTTCACAACATATCCGCACACTGCATCCCATCAGCCAGGAAGTGATGAAGAACCTGAAAGAGCCGCTGGAGATCACTACTTACGTGAACCTGCTGGATAAGGATTACAATGTAGGCGCCAAAAAACAACGCAATAATGACCTCACCCGGTTCGAGCAATACCAGCGTTTTCATCCTGGGCTGAAGATGAACTATGTGTACTATTACGATACCACCGATAATAAATCGCTTTTCACCAATAAGATCAATAATGGCCTGGACCTGAAAGCTGTGGCTGAAAACGTTGCGGAATCCAATAAGCTCGATATCCGTGATTTCCTCACCCCACAGGAAATCCGTAAACAGATCAGCCTGAAAGAAGAAGGCAACCGATTTGTACGTGTTCTGAAAAGTGGTGAGAAGAAAACATGGCTCCGTCTTTACAATGATTTCTTCAAACACCCCGGTGAGCCTAACATCATAGTGGCTGTGAAGCTACTTGAAGAAGGGCCGTCCCGAATTGCATTCGTTTCAGGCAATGATCTCCGGAGCATTAAAGACAATAGCGATCGCGGCTACCGTGCAAGCACAAGTGAAAAAACGCAGAGGAATACTCTCGTGAACAACGGCTTCGAACCTGTAAGTGTTGATCTCAAACAGGCAGAGATCCCGAAGAATATAGACGCCCTCGTGATCGCAGATCCGCGCAATGCATTTTCTCCCGAAGAGCTGGCGAAGATCAAAGCGTATATAGACAATGGCGGTAACCTGCTTATAACAGCCGAAAGAGAATTCCAGGAATACCTGAAACCTTTTCTCGAACCGATGGGCATCCATTTTCTTAAAGGCACTGTTGCACAGATCAATGATGGCATGGCACCCAATATCGTGTACAGTTACTTCACCAATGATGCCAATCTCCTGGGAGCTGAATTCAGCAATAAGTCGAATGACTCCACCTTCAAAGTGGTAATGCATGGCGCTGGCGCGATGGAATACAGGACCACCGGTGATTTCAAGGCAACGCCATTACTGGAAACACATACGAACAAGAGCTTTCTGAAAGCGAAAAAGATAGAAACAGATTCTCTTCGCCTGGCCTTCAATGCTGCTGAAGGCGATCTGAATATTCCTGTGAATACGGCCTTCGCATTAACGCGTACGGTAAATGGAAAACAGCAAAAGATTGTGGTGACCTCCGATGCGGATTTCATCAGCAACCTGGAGCTGAGCACTTTCAGAAAAACAAATGGCAACAAGAATACTCAATTCTATAACGGACTGTTCAACTGGTTCAGCAACGGGAAATATCCTGTTGTGATCCCGGCGAAAGATCCGGTAGACAATGATATCACACTCACCACAAAGGGAGTGAACTGGCTAAAGGTGATCTACCTGTATGGCCTGCCCGCACTGATCCTTTTCGGAGGGGTCTTATTGTTATTCTTCAGAAGGAGGAAATAATAAGGTATTCACGGAGTGCTGGCAGTTGCTCGCCGGGATGGCGAGCAACTGCCAGCACTCTACCTTTTTTAAGCAAGTTCATTCTGTTCTCAGATGAATTTCATCTGCACCGCCATCTTCACCAGGGAAGCGATATTCCTGGCCTCAAATTTGGCAAGCAGGTTCTTACGGTGGGTATCTACGGTAGTAACGCTCACGAACAACTTCTGGGCGATCTCATTATTGGTCATGCCATCGGCAATCAGTTCCAGCACTTCTTTCTCCCTTCGCGTCAGCACAATTTTGATACTGTCGTCTTTTCGCATGGTTTGTGCAGCTTCCCGGCTGAAATAGGTTTTATTCTTCTGCACGGATTGAATGGCTTCTATCAGTTCTTCCTTTGTGGCATTTTTCAACACATAGCCTGAAGCGCCATTGTCCATCATTTTCTCTATCAGGCTGTACTGATTGAAGGTACTCAGTCCGATCACGAATACCGAAGGATGCTGCTCTTTCACGGCTTTGCAGAGGTCGATGCCATTTATGTCCGGCAGGTTGATATCCATCAGGATCACATCAGGTGTTTCCTTCTTCAGGAAAGCCAGGCAGGATGCGGCATTGGTGGCATGCCCCATCCATTCGATGCCCTGTGTGTCTTTCAGCAGCGAATGAATGCCTTCTATCACCATATAATGATCATCTACGATGAACAGTTTTGTAAGCATGACTCAGATATTTACTTCTATCATCACGGAACTTCCTTTGCCGGGAGACGATTGTATGTCTATTTTTCCTTTTAAGAAATCCACCCTGTTGCGGATATTCTGCCAGCCGATCCCTTCCGCCTTTTCAAGGTTTTCAGGGTCGAAGCCTTTGCCATCATCTTCAACGGTGAGGGTTAAACGGCCATCTGTTTTTGTCAGCTGCACGATGGCGCTGCTGGCTGCAGCGTGACGGATGCTGTTGTTCAGCAACTCCTGTGCAATGCGGTAAATAGCAATAGAAGTGGTTTGATCGATACTGGTATCATCAAGCCCTATCGATTGATAATTCACATCAAGTGCGCCACTCTTGTTGATATCGATGCAGAAGTCCCGTAAAGCTGTATCCAGTCCGTATTTGACCAGTACTTCCGGCATCATGTTATGCGCTACGCGGCGCATTTCCCGGATGGAACTGTCCAGCATATCGATACCACGTTCGAAGGCCTGCTGGTTATCCGGCGTCATCACCAGGTTGCCTTTCATGGTGAAGAAAGAATGGCGGATGCCACTGAGCATGCCTCCCAGCCCATCATGCAGGTCCTTGGCGAGCCGCGTCCGCTCCTGTTCTTCTCCTTTCAGAACGGCTTCTGTTGCGGTGAGCTGCTTTTCTGTTTCCAGTTCGGTTATACGTTGTTGTTGAAGCTTCTGTTTATTGTGATGGTTGAGGTAAAGCAGTATCAGGATGATCAGCAAAGCAATGGCGCTTCCGATGAGGATATAGTTGAGTTCTTCCTTTTGTTTGATCTTCAGTTCCTGGTTCTGTTTTTCCACCTGAAGGAGTTTGATCTCATTGTCTTTTCCTTTTACCTGGTAGCGTGTTTCCATCATCGTTACCTTGTTCTTCATGTCGGCAGTGGTGATACTGTCCTGCAATGCCGATCTTTTCACCAGCCAGTCGTTAGCCGTTTTGAAATCCCCTTTGGCCGTATACCAGCCGGCGATATTGGCATAGGCGCTGAGTTGCCCGAATGCCATTTGCCCATCGATGGATTTTTTCAGAAGGGTATCCAGCAGTCTTTTCGCCTCTGTGAGATTGCCGGCACTGGTGAGGACCCTGGTAAGTGGCCCAAGCATGGTGACTTCTTCATAGGGAGCATTGTTGTCACGCGCCAGTTCATATGCTTTGGTGAGATTTACGGTAGCGTGGGTATAATCTTTCCTGTTTTCCTGTACCACGCCAAGGCTCTGATGGTACATCAGCATTGAATAGAGGTCCTGCGTTTCCTTCACCATCGGCGCCACGATCTTCAGGAGGGAATCCGCTTCTTTGAAATGGGAAGCGCTCAAATGAGCTGTGATGATCCCCATCCTGCGCCTGGCTATAGTAGGTTTGTCGCCGTTTTTTTCTGCAACATCCAGAGCCTTATAATTGTACTCCATTGCTTTGGCCGGTTCTTTCATCTGCTCATATACTGTAGCAATACCATTGTATACGCTGCCTACAACGGATGACCTGTATTTTTCCAGTATTTCTGCCGCCCTGGTAAAATGATGTACAGCCTGCTCGAAGTCTCCCATCTTACTATAATCGCTGCCAACATTATGATGGAGATAAGCTTTGTTGATAACGGCGCGACGATTGGTATCACCCTTGAACGACTCGAATGCAGAATCCGCATAGATCATGGCTTTGGCCATATCACTCCGGTCGGAATAATAGATCTGCGCCGTTACATAACCTGTTTGTATACCCGCTTTGAAATTTTGTTCCCTGCTGATGCTGATCATTTCATTGAGCATTGGCAGCAGCAAAGTGGTGTTCTCATTCACGGCCGATCCCACATAATCCAGGATCAGCATAACGCGGCTGGTATCCCTGTTGGGATGAAGGTCGATGAGATTACGCAGGCTGTCGAGGGTCCTGTTCTGGGCCAGTGCACCCAGACTGAGCAATACTGAAAGAAGGAGCGATAATTTGAATTTGAACATGGCGCCTGTATTGACAAGATCAGTGATACAAAAAAAGAGAATAAAATCACTCCGGCCCCTCCTGCTTTTCCATGATCTTTTGATGAAAATCCCGCTTTTAAGGGATGGCAAAGCATGCACATAACACTGAATTTTACCTCCTGAAAGTAATGCTATTTCTTTCAATAACAAGCAACCAATGACCGGCCTTATAAAATCTGTTCTTTACTCGTTTCTGCCTGCCCGGGACTGGCTGAGTTCAGCCAGTCCTTAAAGCAGGCCCAGCGGCAGCAAAAAGATCTTTTACATTTTTCGATAACCATTAAACATACTCTCATGAAATCATTGTTTTTCGTTTTACTGTTTCCCGTTTTTGCATTTGGACAGCGTCAGGAATCTTTCGGAAAATTCAATTCGCCAGACGGAGCCAGTATCCGTGGTACTTCCACAGTGCGCGGCTATGAAAGGCAACTGGAGGTCAGCAGCCTGGTGGGCACGCCTGCCGGCAATAACACTACCATTCGTTTCCAGATCCCTACAGGAGAAGCCGTGGGTAGTTTCCGCAACCTGGTGAACACCAAACAGCGTTTACGCAATGGCGAGATAGCCATTACCCTTCCCGGAGAAAAAAGAATGGTTGACTACAAGATCGTGATGCAGGATATTGCCGTGGAGGCATGCGTGGATGCGGATGGACAAACCACCCTGCAATTGAAAGCAGGCCGCATCGGCTGGATCTATTACACAACAGACCGCCGCGGCAGAACCATGATCAGCAGCAAAGCCGGATGGGATGTGGAGAAGAATGATGTCTGGACTGAATTCTAAGGCTCGATGAAATAAGCTGCACGTTCCGATTTCTCAAACCTGCTACCGCCCGGCGTTAAACATATTACCTTTATTGAGAAGTAATATTTGCCGGGCTTTCCTTTTGCAATGAAGCCATGACGGACTACACCATTATCATCAGGGGCGCGAACAGGCCTACCATCCACAGTTAGCTGCAGCAGCCTGGTATTGAACGGGAAAGTGCTGATCTTGAGGGTGGCGGTATCACCATCGCGGATCGTTTCCCTGTCCACCATCGCCATGATCTCATCGGAGCTTACTTCATAAGAAGATCTTCCCCCCGCAGTGTTTATTTCGCAGTAAGTCAATAATCCATTCTCAGTCATCAGGAGGTCGTTCCTGATCTTGGCAAGCATGGAATAAAAAAACTGACTGGAGGATTTATTGAAATGGATATCGGTCCAATCTGCATACCATTTTTCAATTGCGTCTGTAGATGATGCCGGATCCAGTCCCTGTAAAAATGGGGTTTCCACTTTCAATTGCGCAATATGTTCTTCCACTTTTTTCCTGGCGCCTTCCGGGAGAAAACCGGGAATACTGTCCAGGGTTGCGAAGAGACTGGTTTTACATTGAAAAAGCTGGTTGAAAAAATCGCGGGTTTCCTTCCTGGTGGAAAGTAGTTTGGAAGCCGGTGTAACTACACTCAGGCTATCGATCGAATTCAGAACCGGAACGATGGCATGCCGGATGGAATTTATGACCGGGCTCCACATTGTGATCTTTTCTTTCGTAATCGGGTCCCAGAGCCTATTTTCAAGTTTCCAGCTGATCAGTTCATTACTGCCGGATAAATAATTGGTGGTTCTTCCCAATCCTTCCCTGATCACATCGAGTTGTTTTTTACTTTGGAGATTACCGCAGGCAGTAAACAAAAAGATCAGGGGGATAAGGAAAAGCTTACGCATATACAGCCATTTAAAAACGGTTAACGGCAAAGATGGTTATTTATTATTCCATTATATCCCAATCTATTCCTAAATCATTTATTTGATTTTACCGGCAAAGTGAGCCGCCACCAGGCAATCGACATGATACAAAGTACTGCTCCCAGCAAACACAGGCCCAACCAGCCGTAATGCGCATACACTGTAGTTCCGGCGATGGATCCTGATCCGCTTCCGATGGCATAAAAGATCATGTAAACGCCCACTACGCGGCTATGCGATTCTGCGCCAATATCAAAGATCATTCCCTGGTTGGTCACATGCAATGCCTGTGCGGCCAGATCCAGCAACAGCACTCCTGCCACCAGAGCCCACAGGCTTAGTTGCGTGAATGCGATCGGCAGCCACGACAGCAGGAGTAGCAGCAATGCAAGTCCTGTAGTCCACTCTCCTTTCCCCTGGTCCCACAAAGCGCCTGCCCTGCCCGCGCCCAGGATCCCTACCACACCAATCAGTCCAAAAGACCCGATCATGGTATGCGACAATTCATGTGGTGGCCCGCTGAGCGGCAGCACCATGGTTGTCCAGAATGCGCTGAACACAGCAAACATGAACATGGCCAGGATACTTCGTGTACGCAACACCGGTTCTCTTATAAACAAAGTGTACATAGACCGCAGCAAAGACCAGTACGATTGCTTCACAGCGGCCACAGGTGCATCCGGCAATCTTTTATACAGTACCAGGATCATCATACCGGCAAGTATAGCCGAAAGGATGTACACTGATCTCCATCCCCAAATATCTGCCAGCAATCCTGCCACCGTTCTTGCCAGCAACAGTCCCACCACCACGCCCCCCTGCGCGGCTCCCACCACCCGGCCTCTTTGCGATGGCCGGGCCAAAGTAGCAGCATAGGCAAGCAATCCCTGCGTCATGGCTGTTCCCAGCAAGCCTAGTGCCGCCATGCCTGTCAGCAATACTGGTTTTGTTTTCGCAGTGATCACCAGTACCAAAGCCAATACCAATGCAATCAGTTGTCCGATCAACAGCTTCCTGCGATTGAGCATATCACCCAGGGGCACCAATCCAATCAATGCCAGGGCGCATCCAATCTGAGTGGCAGTGATGATAATACCTGCAGATGCTTCTGTAATGTTGAATTGACGGCTCATGGCATCCAGCAGCGGTTGCGCATAGTAAACATTGGCTACGCTAATGCCAC
This portion of the Pseudobacter ginsenosidimutans genome encodes:
- a CDS encoding tetratricopeptide repeat-containing sensor histidine kinase, producing the protein MFKFKLSLLLSVLLSLGALAQNRTLDSLRNLIDLHPNRDTSRVMLILDYVGSAVNENTTLLLPMLNEMISISREQNFKAGIQTGYVTAQIYYSDRSDMAKAMIYADSAFESFKGDTNRRAVINKAYLHHNVGSDYSKMGDFEQAVHHFTRAAEILEKYRSSVVGSVYNGIATVYEQMKEPAKAMEYNYKALDVAEKNGDKPTIARRRMGIITAHLSASHFKEADSLLKIVAPMVKETQDLYSMLMYHQSLGVVQENRKDYTHATVNLTKAYELARDNNAPYEEVTMLGPLTRVLTSAGNLTEAKRLLDTLLKKSIDGQMAFGQLSAYANIAGWYTAKGDFKTANDWLVKRSALQDSITTADMKNKVTMMETRYQVKGKDNEIKLLQVEKQNQELKIKQKEELNYILIGSAIALLIILILLYLNHHNKQKLQQQRITELETEKQLTATEAVLKGEEQERTRLAKDLHDGLGGMLSGIRHSFFTMKGNLVMTPDNQQAFERGIDMLDSSIREMRRVAHNMMPEVLVKYGLDTALRDFCIDINKSGALDVNYQSIGLDDTSIDQTTSIAIYRIAQELLNNSIRHAAASSAIVQLTKTDGRLTLTVEDDGKGFDPENLEKAEGIGWQNIRNRVDFLKGKIDIQSSPGKGSSVMIEVNI
- a CDS encoding Hcp family type VI secretion system effector produces the protein MKSLFFVLLFPVFAFGQRQESFGKFNSPDGASIRGTSTVRGYERQLEVSSLVGTPAGNNTTIRFQIPTGEAVGSFRNLVNTKQRLRNGEIAITLPGEKRMVDYKIVMQDIAVEACVDADGQTTLQLKAGRIGWIYYTTDRRGRTMISSKAGWDVEKNDVWTEF
- a CDS encoding MFS transporter — encoded protein: MNLDKTGTEAGKQSLISFQGNDAERRMNEAGKDKKEKIEEKLLPRSTIFLFAIACGISVANVYYAQPLLDAMSRQFNITEASAGIIITATQIGCALALIGLVPLGDMLNRRKLLIGQLIALVLALVLVITAKTKPVLLTGMAALGLLGTAMTQGLLAYAATLARPSQRGRVVGAAQGGVVVGLLLARTVAGLLADIWGWRSVYILSAILAGMMILVLYKRLPDAPVAAVKQSYWSLLRSMYTLFIREPVLRTRSILAMFMFAVFSAFWTTMVLPLSGPPHELSHTMIGSFGLIGVVGILGAGRAGALWDQGKGEWTTGLALLLLLLSWLPIAFTQLSLWALVAGVLLLDLAAQALHVTNQGMIFDIGAESHSRVVGVYMIFYAIGSGSGSIAGTTVYAHYGWLGLCLLGAVLCIMSIAWWRLTLPVKSNK